The stretch of DNA TCGCTCTACTTCTTCGATAGACATGACCTGCCCaaacaggaggaggggaaggggcagCGATGGTGCTAGCTTAGTTGCATTTCACACAGACTTCCTGGACTAAGACATCTCTTTTGTTGACTATAAAGTGCAgtatcagaatgggttttattcgccatgaaagtttgcacagacaaggaatttgctttggcaggaaggtgcaaacattaaacatataggaatctaaaatttaaatatgaggactaactatactaagggtacataactagcaatactaagtggaattagattaaagtAAACTATAcagtaaaatataaaataaaatacaacgaGTATACAAGGTTCTAGTGAATTTCTGTATATTCTCATACCTCGTGCATTTTCTTAAGACAATCGTTGCCAATTTTGAGACCCTCTATGACTTTCATCTCAATCTGGGCAAACTCGAGGTCTTGAACCTGTGGAGAAGAGAAGACCACCATAAAACAATGCTTGTGACAATTTCCCAGCATTATACCTCATGGATATGACGCATACTAAAGACCTTTGTCACATATTTACCATTCGTTCAAGGTTGCTTATCTGTTTTTCTGTCTTATCCAGGAGTTGATCTTGGTATCGCTTCTTTTTAAGCAACAGGAGGGCTTTCCTATTTAACAATGAAACACACAAGGGACAAATACCATGTCAAATACAAATATTCTTCCAGCACAAGAATACAGATTTTTGTATGTTGTGCTCTCTGGTTAGATAGACGATATAGTCTTACTCTTTCTTGCCATCTTTCAGCAACTGTTTGGCCAGTAGCCTTTCTTTATCCAGCTGCAAAGTGACTCTCCTCTGGTACTGTTTCAGTTTATCTCTCTGCTGCTTCAGTTGCTGAAAATGGAAAGAAAGTATCTATTTAAATAACTGTGAACCAAACGAATGTCTTAATAGTCTGCGGGTGCTGTGTACTCCTGTTTCAGGTAGACCCAGTTACCTATCGTACTAGGAGTGAGTGTGCACATTTTACTTATTGTAAACACACCGGGCCATGTAAGAGCTAGTTCTACTGCACGTCAGCTTCTAACAAATTACATTCGTttttaaatctaattgtcaAATAACAGGTGCCAATAAATTAAGTGTCCTGTCAAACAAGTCGGTAACTATCTTCCTATGTTGATATCAAGATAGTCTCTGAGCCAAGTTATACAGCTAGCTACTGGCTAAAAGGATAGAGTAGCTCACCAGAACCGCCCTGTCCTGCTCCGTCACCCGAGTCGGACTGCGTTTCTTCTTGCTGAAAATGTTTCCCATTTTGATAACGCATCCCCGCTATATTCAGCTAACAAATGGTTTGtttatgtattttgtatttattagaATACCTCCATTGTTATTACTCTAGGTAAATGCCTAGTTAGGGATAGTCAACTCCACGAAACCTAATCACTGCCTGAACAACTCCCAGCAAGAATCTCACTTCCGGTTGAGTTCATCAAATGTCACGTGAAAAATCGTAACTAGGTGATGATTTGGAAATATCTGGTTTAGTTTAAATAAATTATAGCGTGGACAAGACATCTCATTCACGTGGTATGAATTTGCCTGTATACATAATTTATAGATAATATATAACAGCATAACATATCATATGGTAACAGACACAAAAATGCATTTCCCAAGAGGCCATACATTCTTACATTTTATTTACTCGATTTTCTCGTTCATTTGTTTTCTCAAGATCTCTATTTCTTTATGTCATTGTCTGTAAATGCTGCACATTAACTTGGTTCCACTTGTAATATTAACCGTGAAAACTCATGCACGTAATGGCACTATGGAACACCACAGGCAAGGCTTTTATTCTGAAGGTGAATTTGCAAAAATGGATTACATTTTGACGGTCTTACAaatgttttcaacctttcgaaactttttggTCAAatccttttttcatttttttaacCTTTCGAACGTCTTTTTCAAATAAAGAattaaacctttcaaaacttgttcaaactttttttctcCAATGAGTATAAGTAAAATAATTCAAGAGACCGACATTAGATTTAGCTTTCACTTTCTTCAATATTTATTTCCAGTGGTGGGGGTGTAGTGATCTTAATTCAATATGATCAGGGTGCTTCAGCTAGACTGGGTTAACTTTGATTATAGGagcacaacacaacaaacaTCTCAACAAaagtcataa from Osmerus eperlanus chromosome 12, fOsmEpe2.1, whole genome shotgun sequence encodes:
- the chmp6b gene encoding charged multivesicular body protein 6 — encoded protein: MGNIFSKKKRSPTRVTEQDRAVLQLKQQRDKLKQYQRRVTLQLDKERLLAKQLLKDGKKEKALLLLKKKRYQDQLLDKTEKQISNLERMVQDLEFAQIEMKVIEGLKIGNDCLKKMHEVMSIEEVERIMDETQDAIEYQQQIDELLAGSLSQEDEDAVLAELELITQGDVVLPEVPEDSLPKVPEAAEKEPEREQPRKKPERELLAA